TGGGTATTCCCAGATAAAGCTGTTTTGGGTTACTTTGGTATTTGGGGAAAAGGTAGTTGGGCAAACAGTCATGGGTGTGATGGGCAGGTTAAAAGTACAGCTGTAATTTCTTCTTTGCTCCATAATTACATGGATCCGAGAAGGCATATCCTATGTCCGGTTTGCCAGTTGGCATAAACAGGCTGGGTTACTTTTTTTAACTAGGACTTTCTCGCGGTTTCTGTTTCTTCATGTGAACCATGTATGATAACTCTGTATTGTGTGTCTCTTTAAATGGAAGAATTCCCTTGGTGGAACTCTGATCAACACTCCCTTCTAGGTAGGATGTATCCAAAAAGCCCACCATTATTAAACCATCCTTAAAAGTGGAGCTTGGAAACAGTATGATTTGAATGCATGAAACATGAAGAGCCCCTCCATCCCGAACCAACTTTTGTCTGCTTCTCAGATTTCCCAAGGAAAGGGATTAGCCTCTCTTgctgaagagccacaagagaggcCTGGTGTGGCCTTCCCAACACTAGAGTGAGGCAGCAGGTTCCCAAACTGAAAGGCCCTGTCGTCTGAGACAGTTTTAATGACCAGTCCTCTCTCTTGCTTCATTCCCTTCTCAGCAGGCACTAAAAGTGGACAGtttggggattttaaaaagaacttgGCTGACTAAGATACCGTTGTCACAGTGGCGAGGTTCAGTGTTTTTCCTTCAAACCATTCACCTGCTTAATGGCTAATATCCCTGTCACATGGCACAATCCCTGCTCCTTAATCAATAGCTTTCCATGGGAATGGTGGTTTCTTTCATTTCCGTGGGACGGGCTGTTTCCAAGGCGGGCTGTGGCAGAGTATGTGTGGGTGCGCCCCCTCTCCCTGTGTGTGTCGAACGATCCTCCCCTCCTGGGCCCATACCTCCTGTGTTTGCTCTAGGCCCAGCCTGGACCATCAAAGCCTCCAGCCGATCCCCCCACAGCGCAGGTAACGTATGAAAGCGATGGGGAGCTGCcagaggggaggaggaatgggattGGGCTGCGGAACAGAGAAGGGCAGCGGGTGGGGGGCCGAACACTGACCGCTGTGCTCTGCCCATTTCTTCAGCCCCCCcaggaggaaaaagaaggaaaagaagtaaagaaagacagcagcacctccagcagTAGTGGAGAAAGCAGCAGGTGAGGCCGAGGGTTTGCTCGGAAGACCTTTTGCTACCTGTCTAGCTAGGGGCTGAGTCGGGAGGAACTAAGCACGGGTCTCTTCTTTATTTTggcagcaagaagaagaggagccgGAGCAGGAGCCGTGACCACAGACACAGGTAGGGCTGGGCTGCGGGTTGCCACAGGGCTCCACTCCTGTGAATCTGGACACTGTCTGTGGGAAGTGCGTGGGCTGCAGGGTTTAGACAATACAGCAGTCAGGCACATTGCAGGGGCCATGAAGTTTCAATTCATGTGGTTCATGCAAATGGAACGTCTTCATTAGGAGATGGTTGAGTAGAGAGAGCTGGGATATCTGGGGAGACTGTCACTGGTGAGGGGTTCCCATTTATGTtatgtattcatttaaaacaCATTTAAGCTTCCTCTTCTACCTTGTGGGACTCCAGGCAGCTTACAGTGTAAAAAAGGCAGCAAACTTTGGATTAAAATCCCAGTCAACACTGCcaataaatgaaaattaaaaacttCCTTTAGGTGCATACTGAGGATTAAAAGTTAGGGTCCCAGACCTAATCCCCTTGGGGAGGTTCTTGTATAATCCTGGGGCTGCCATCATAAAGGCCCTTCCCAGGTGCTTCCCAGGTGAGCTTCTGTGCTTGGTGGAACAGGCAAGATTGTGTGCTCTTACTCTAGCTGAATCTGAGGGGTATGGTTGGGACTGAGAGTGGCACGCCCAGATATAATTTAGTGGCAAGAGCAGATGGGCAGCTGTTGGTGGACTAACTTTGGCCTATGgtgaccattgagaacccctgcaGCTTCTTCTCGTTACCTGTTCCCCTGTCCAGCCGCAGTCGGGACCGAGACCGCCACCGCAGGCGCAGCCGTAGCCGGGACCGCCGCAGCCGGCACCGGAGCAGAAGCCGCCATCGGAGCCGGAGCCGAGATCGTAGGCGGGGCAGCCGTTCCCGCAGCCGCGAGCGCCGGAGGGATGAGAGAGTGCGCTAtcggagccccccaccccccgggtaAGGAACGCAGAAGAGCGGGTGACTATGTGCATTTAGCGGGGGCTGAAATTGCACTCGTGTTAAGGCAGCAGGCCGAGCCCCTCAGTCCCCTGTTCCCTCAGCCTGCTCACAATCAGTGCTTGGGAATCCCCAGAAagtattgctccccccccccccttccccatgcctCTCATTTGCTTCTTCTGCCTCCCAATTACCCCAGTCTTCCTCTCCTTACTTTGGAGAGCTCAGGAGGAATAAAGAAGCATGCCAGtaggtttttttatttttctgttcatcCACTCCTGGGAGCTACAGATGAAAGAGGTGAAGAGGCAGGCACCAGCATATAGCTCTGCAGCACTGTAGTAATAAGTATGAGATGTTAAGAATACAGTGCTGTTCCCCAAAGCACTAGGAGGGAAaggcttgagggacttggggatgttcagcctggagaagaggacagGAGGGATCTCTTGGAGGTCACATAGCGggtggcagggagcagttcctgttgacagcagaggagaggacccacagtcatgctttaaactacatgtagaacggcaccagctagatagcaggaaaaaatagTTCGtggtcaagagtagttcagcaatggcatcgactgcctgaggaggtggtgagctccccttcacttcaAGCAggttcttctcctggatgctttagattgatcctgcattgagtggggattggactagatggcctgtatggctccttcccactctatgatcctACTTCGCTAGAACCCCCtggactggagggaggggggagcttctGGTTTTATCCAACTTGAGCAGTTTTAGAGGGAATGTTCTGCTTTTCTCCAAACGGGCACAGGCTCTCCGAAGCCCGCTTTCAGCTACAGCATGGCAATTTTCAATTGCGCCCCGTTTTCCTCCTCCGTAGGCGGCGGTTTGGACATAGCAAGAGTCCTTTATACAGAGAGAAGAGTCCCCTCCGGTGAGTGCCTGCCTTGGTTTGGAGGATGGCTCTTTGTCCGACAGAACGCTGATTTCCCTTCTCCTGGTTTTGAGCTCACCCTCTCCGTTGTCCACACAGGGAGCCTTTGGGCAGCCTGAGCCCGGAGGAGCGTGATGCCCGTACCGTCTTCTGCATGCAGCTGGCTGCCCGCATCCGCCCCCGTGACCTTGAGGACTTTTTCTCTGCTGTTGgcaaggtaccccccccccccactttctctctttcttgctcATCTCCTTATTGTTCTGTACTGTAGATTCAAAATCTTCAGGATTGCCTTTCTGTTTCATACAGTGCCAGCTTTCTAGTTCTGAATAAACTCTGAATGACTGcagcttgttctctctctctccctctggggCAGGTACGCGACGTGCGGATCATCTCTGACCGGAACTCCCGCCGTTCAAAGGGCATTGCCTACGTGGAGTTCTGCGATATCCAGTCTGTGCCACTGGCTATCGGGCTGACGGGGCAGCGTCTCCTGGGCGTACCCATCATCGTCCAGGCGTCCCAGGTGCGAGACGCAACGTCGAGCTTGTGGAGTTCAGGGATAAGAGCGAGGAGTGGGCCTAGCCACGGCAGTTTTGTCACGAGTGGGTCTGCAGATTGGGGCAGCCGTGCAGCTGGGTTGAATGTAGaggatttttaaagggaaggAATGGAGTTGGGGGTGAATCTCAGGATGCTGAGGAGCCAAATATTTATTGGAAGAACTGGTGTCTGGGCTCGGCCAAAGACTCTGGTTTTGCCAGAGAGCAGGACCCACAGGAGCCAAAACCTCATCCAGATTTCAGCTGGTTTGCTGTAACTCTTCAAAACGAGGGACTGCTTTGGGGTTTtggctcagtggaggagcctctgtTTTGCAGCCCTGGTCTCAGGCCCTGGGGGGACTGGCATGCCAGTCAGATCAGGCAACACTGGCCTTGGTCCGCATAAGGCCGTTTCATGTCGTTTGCATGCGTGGGAACCGTTTGGACGGGCCGTTCCTTTAACCCACTTGGCTCTGCGTTCTCAGGCGGAGAAGAACCGGCTGGCGGCCATGGCCAACAACCTTCAGAAAGGCAGCGGTGGGCCCATGCGGCTCTACGTTGGCTCCCTTCACTGCAACATCACCAAAGAGATGCTGCGCGGGATCTTTGAGCCCTTCGGGAAGGTTGGTCCTAGTTAGAGAGAAATGGGGGCGGAGCATGAAGCTTGGGGGCGGGGCCTCCTTGTATTCTAATCTACCTgtgttcttctctcccccccatcctCAGATCGACAGCATTGTGCTGATGCGTGACCAGGATACCGGGCAGTCCAAGGGCTACGGATTTATCACAGTAAGCACGATTTTCTTCCCCCGTGTTTTGCGGGAAGGCCGTTTCTTTGCAAAGATGCGCCTTGAACACGtgtcttctcctctcccccactcccagttTGCAGAGGCCGAGTGCGCCCGACGTGCCCTGGAGCAGCTAAATGGTTTTGAGCTGGCCGGCCGGCCCATGCGGGTGGGACAAGTCACTGAACGGTTGGACGGGACCACCGACATCACCTTCCCCGACGGGGCGGACGAGCCTGACCGAGCGGCCCTTAATCTCGGCACCACCAGCTCCCAGCTGCAGCTGATGGCCAAACTGGCAGAAGGTAGAAGGCAAATGTAAAGCAAAATGGGAAGGTGTTGAACAGTCTGAGCTTGGGAGGGGCCCCAGTAGAAACGGAGACCTTTCTGTTCGGAGGGTATTTTAATTCTGCTGCCTCCCTAGGAGCATACGTACAATAGGATCAGGAACTGTGACGCTCCATTAAAACCAGCTGGCAAGGACATAAAATGTATCCTGCCCTATGTAAAAGGCTTTGCAGGGCACCCAGAGTTGCAGACCTGGGGACTCCTGTGGAGTGTTAGCCACACGTAAATATTTGCTACTCCTAGCTGTAGAGTTGGTACTGCGAGATCTTGATTCTCAGAGGATCGTACAGCAAGTGACGTTCCCTCAACGGCTTGAGACTCTGGCTATTTAAGGCTCTCAAAATCTTTTAAGCCGGAGAGATGTTAAGATGGAAACGACAAGCGTTGTTGAAAGAAGTAGACACTTCTTAAATCAAGATGGGAAGCCCCTCCTTCTAGAGCCCAACCTAGGCCCCCCTTTGTCTTGTATTTATCCTATTAAAACCAGGGGAATTAATTGGTATTTCTGTTCTGACCAGCTGAATGCACACAGCTTCATCATCAGTTTAATAAACAAAGTAGCACAGGGCTTTTTCCTGCCCCAGTCTCTCAGAGGGAGCGAAAAAAAGTGCAGAAGAAGCCAGAAAGCGGAAGCTTCTCTCTAGCCTTCTGGAGTTGGCCTTGGATTGGGTACATTTTCCCACCACCTTTGTAGAACACCCCCTTCTGTATAAAAGCCCCGACCGGCCTCTCTGCCTCCACCTTTGGGCCTCTGGAAAGCTGCTCAGGCAGCCTCACAGAGTCGTAGAGATAAATCAGGTCAGGACAGAGCATAATCCGTGCTCCAAGTTTAAAGTGTGCCTGGAAAGAAATCTGAATGGGGTATTAGGAGGCAAGGCggggagagaagcagagaacGGATGTGGCTCGTGCTGACTT
The Paroedura picta isolate Pp20150507F chromosome 16, Ppicta_v3.0, whole genome shotgun sequence genome window above contains:
- the RBM23 gene encoding putative RNA-binding protein 23 isoform X2, yielding MDPAFPNPSQDPSQEDGMASDDFDIVIEAMLEAPYKKEEAQPGPSKPPADPPTAQPPQEEKEGKEVKKDSSTSSSSGESSSKKKRSRSRSRDHRHSRSRDRDRHRRRSRSRDRRSRHRSRSRHRSRSRDRRRGSRSRSRERRRDERVRYRSPPPPGRRFGHSKSPLYREKSPLREPLGSLSPEERDARTVFCMQLAARIRPRDLEDFFSAVGKVRDVRIISDRNSRRSKGIAYVEFCDIQSVPLAIGLTGQRLLGVPIIVQASQAEKNRLAAMANNLQKGSGGPMRLYVGSLHCNITKEMLRGIFEPFGKIDSIVLMRDQDTGQSKGYGFITFAEAECARRALEQLNGFELAGRPMRVGQVTERLDGTTDITFPDGADEPDRAALNLGTTSSQLQLMAKLAEAGSGLPLTTTAAAQAALQLNGAIPLGALNPAALTALSPALNLASQTLASQCFQLSGLFTPQTM
- the RBM23 gene encoding putative RNA-binding protein 23 isoform X5 codes for the protein MDPAFPNPSQDPSQEDGMASDDFDIVIEAMLEAPYKKEEPPQEEKEGKEVKKDSSTSSSSGESSSKKKRSRSRSRDHRHSRSRDRDRHRRRSRSRDRRSRHRSRSRHRSRSRDRRRGSRSRSRERRRDERVRYRSPPPPGRRFGHSKSPLYREKSPLREPLGSLSPEERDARTVFCMQLAARIRPRDLEDFFSAVGKVRDVRIISDRNSRRSKGIAYVEFCDIQSVPLAIGLTGQRLLGVPIIVQASQAEKNRLAAMANNLQKGSGGPMRLYVGSLHCNITKEMLRGIFEPFGKIDSIVLMRDQDTGQSKGYGFITFAEAECARRALEQLNGFELAGRPMRVGQVTERLDGTTDITFPDGADEPDRAALNLGTTSSQLQLMAKLAEAGSGLPLTTTAAAQAALQLNGAIPLGALNPAALTALSPALNLASQTLASQCFQLSGLFTPQTM
- the RBM23 gene encoding putative RNA-binding protein 23 isoform X4 gives rise to the protein MDPAFPNPSQDPSQEDGMASDDFDIVIEAMLEAPYKKEEAQPGPSKPPADPPTAQPPQEEKEGKEVKKDSSTSSSSGESSSKKKRSRSRSRDHRHSRSRDRDRHRRRSRSRDRRSRHRSRSRHRSRSRDRRRGSRSRSRERRRDERVRYRSPPPPGRRFGHSKSPLYREKSPLREPLGSLSPEERDARTVFCMQLAARIRPRDLEDFFSAVGKVRDVRIISDRNSRRSKGIAYVEFCDIQSVPLAIGLTGQRLLGVPIIVQASQAEKNRLAAMANNLQKGSGGPMRLYVGSLHCNITKEMLRGIFEPFGKIDSIVLMRDQDTGQSKGYGFITFAEAECARRALEQLNGFELAGRPMRVGQVTERLDGTTDITFPDGADEPDRAALNLGTTSSQLQLMAKLAEGSGLPLTTTAAAQAALQLNGAIPLGALNPAALTALSPALNLASQTLASQCFQLSGLFTPQTM